A region of the Exiguobacterium aurantiacum DSM 6208 genome:
GGTTGACGAAGAAGACGATCGTATCGGTCGATGGCGTCACAGAGATTTATCCGCTCATCCATAGCGGGAAAGTTGACGCGACGGTCGTGCAGTCCCCGAACGAAATGATCGAGGTCGGCTTTAAAGCGCTCGAACAACATTTAAATGGGAAAAAGATTTCCCGGTACTACTATTCGTCGAGCTATTTATATGAAGGGCTCGTAAAAGATTAATTGACAAATGATTAGATTCCGCTATGCTAGGAAAAGTGGAAAGAAACAGGAGGTGTATCGATTGAACAGCTTCCAACAGTTCAAATTGTTACCGTTTATCGTCGATGCCTTGACAGAAAAGCGCATCACAAAGCCAACCGACATTCAATCACGGATCATTCCAGCCGCGATGAATGGTCGTGACATCATCGGAAAATCACAGACCGGTACAGGGAAGACGCTTGCGTTTCTCTTGCCTATTTTAGAAGCAATCGATCCAAAAGAACAATCGGTCCAAGCAATCGTCGTCGCCCCGACGCGCGAACTCGCTTGGCAGATCCACGAAGAGTTGAAAACGCTCCTCGTCAAACAACCGGATTACATCAAATCGAGCTTGATCGTCGGCGGTACCGACCGCGAACGTCAAATCGAGCGCATGAAAAATCCACCGCAGCTCATTATCGGGACACCGGGACGTCTTCTTGACTTGATGAAAGTACAAGCGTTGTTCCCGCACAAAGTCACGCATTTCGTCGTCGATGAAGCCGATCAAATGCTCGACATGGGCTTCTTGCCAGAAGTCGACCGGATCGCCCAGTCGTTGCCGGAAAAACTTCAGACGATGGTCTTCTCGGCCACTATTCCAGAGAAGCTCGAACCGTTCTTGAAGAAGTATTTGCATGACCCGCGCTACGCAGAAGCGAGCGCCGAGCATCGTGTCGCACCGAAAATCAAGCACCACACGATCCCGGTACGCCATCGTGATCGCAAAGAACTGACGGTCGAAGTCGCCAAAGCGATCAATCCGTTCGTCTGTCTCGTGTTCACGAACACGAAACAAGAGGCGGACGAGCTTGAGTCGACGTTCCGTGAGGCTGGCCTCAACGTCGGGACACTTCATGGTGACATGCAGGCTCGTCGCCGGAAGCAAGCGATCAAAGATATTAACGACGCGAAGTATCAATACGTCATCGCGACCGACTTGGCTGCACGCGGCATTGATATTAAAGGTGTCTCACACGTCATCAACTTCGGCATCCCGAAAGACCTCGACTTCTACACGCACCGTGTCGGTCGGACGGGTCGCGCCGGGGCGACCGGTGAAGCGTACACGCTTTACGAAGATCACGAGAACGGTCCGATCAACCGTCTTGAAGAGCGCGGGTTCACGTTCACGCACGTTGACGTGCGAAACGGGTCACTCCAGCCGATCAAGACGCGCAAACGTCGTACGACAGACCGGAAGATGAAAGTTTCGCAGACGGCCCAC
Encoded here:
- a CDS encoding DEAD/DEAH box helicase, which gives rise to MNSFQQFKLLPFIVDALTEKRITKPTDIQSRIIPAAMNGRDIIGKSQTGTGKTLAFLLPILEAIDPKEQSVQAIVVAPTRELAWQIHEELKTLLVKQPDYIKSSLIVGGTDRERQIERMKNPPQLIIGTPGRLLDLMKVQALFPHKVTHFVVDEADQMLDMGFLPEVDRIAQSLPEKLQTMVFSATIPEKLEPFLKKYLHDPRYAEASAEHRVAPKIKHHTIPVRHRDRKELTVEVAKAINPFVCLVFTNTKQEADELESTFREAGLNVGTLHGDMQARRRKQAIKDINDAKYQYVIATDLAARGIDIKGVSHVINFGIPKDLDFYTHRVGRTGRAGATGEAYTLYEDHENGPINRLEERGFTFTHVDVRNGSLQPIKTRKRRTTDRKMKVSQTAHSRMAGEIKKAKKKVKPGYKKKFKYKLKETASREHMQSQRQERREIRKKNKR